A region from the Tahibacter amnicola genome encodes:
- a CDS encoding TonB family protein codes for MESWLGMVDPSIRVLGLVLLHFLWQGALVGIAFGALRPWLRPGHQRYAWGLGAFATLTALPLITAWYLVQSPPVESAATLVAAGTTVVSAAAAEPGFWSNWQELLPWLVALWGAGVVMLTGRALMHWHSLKRLIRQASPLAEWDGRLRELCRRFGVSSGIRLLHSAAVQTPTLVGWFKPVILLPAAVALGFPAQQIELILAHELGHLRRWDHVVNLFQVVVETVLFYHPVVHWISRDLRHQREVCCDELVLRISRASPRTYVETLADLEQLRLASPGELALTATGGVLLQRVQLIARVPPTTLDTRVMARLAPALLGTLAVLVIAAAQRVEWARTSLADVLTPWQLRSLLSNPADAPARAPIAVDNLRFERAAVVVPPLTAPAVELPVADAAATESAAAVEMPRLALDRPAITASAARLPAVGNLAMAARPAVAVTEPVVETAQPLPTQYIPPAYPETALMRGVEGQVELTYYVDAAGIARDIRVERADPPGVFERAAVSALSKWRFQTGTDATASSRFARTFVFSLGNSGGGARAPATDESRSGGQDCHIVTGTRICRRYEDGESTVTTVPLNG; via the coding sequence ATGGAAAGCTGGCTCGGTATGGTGGACCCGTCAATCCGGGTGCTGGGCCTGGTTCTGCTCCACTTCCTCTGGCAGGGAGCGCTGGTAGGTATTGCCTTTGGTGCGCTGCGGCCCTGGCTCCGGCCGGGGCACCAGCGGTACGCCTGGGGCCTGGGCGCCTTCGCCACGCTGACGGCGCTTCCGCTCATTACCGCCTGGTACCTGGTGCAGTCGCCGCCCGTCGAGTCGGCCGCCACCCTGGTCGCTGCAGGCACCACGGTCGTTTCAGCCGCAGCCGCCGAACCGGGCTTCTGGTCGAACTGGCAGGAACTCCTCCCCTGGCTTGTTGCCCTGTGGGGCGCCGGTGTGGTGATGCTGACCGGCCGTGCGCTGATGCACTGGCACAGCCTCAAGCGACTGATCCGCCAGGCCAGCCCGCTGGCCGAGTGGGATGGCCGCCTGCGCGAGCTGTGCCGCCGTTTCGGCGTCAGCAGCGGCATACGCCTGCTGCATAGCGCGGCTGTCCAAACGCCAACCCTGGTCGGCTGGTTCAAGCCCGTCATCCTGCTGCCGGCCGCCGTGGCGCTGGGTTTTCCGGCGCAGCAGATCGAACTGATCCTCGCGCACGAGCTGGGTCACCTGCGCCGCTGGGATCACGTCGTCAATTTGTTCCAGGTGGTCGTGGAGACCGTCCTGTTCTATCACCCGGTCGTGCACTGGATTTCGCGTGACCTGCGCCACCAGCGCGAAGTCTGCTGCGATGAGCTGGTGCTGCGGATCAGCCGCGCCAGTCCGCGCACCTACGTCGAAACCCTGGCCGACCTCGAACAGTTGCGCCTGGCCTCGCCCGGCGAGCTGGCGCTGACGGCGACCGGCGGCGTGCTGCTGCAGCGTGTGCAGCTGATCGCCCGCGTACCGCCTACGACACTCGACACCCGGGTAATGGCGCGCCTGGCACCGGCGCTGCTGGGCACCCTGGCCGTACTGGTCATCGCGGCCGCCCAGCGGGTGGAATGGGCCCGGACCAGCCTCGCGGACGTGCTCACGCCCTGGCAGCTGCGCAGCCTGCTGAGCAATCCGGCAGATGCGCCGGCGCGCGCGCCGATCGCGGTCGACAACCTGCGCTTCGAGCGTGCGGCCGTCGTCGTGCCGCCGCTGACCGCTCCAGCGGTGGAACTGCCCGTCGCCGACGCGGCGGCGACTGAATCGGCCGCTGCGGTCGAAATGCCTCGGTTGGCCCTGGATCGTCCGGCGATCACGGCCTCGGCCGCCCGGCTGCCTGCGGTCGGGAACCTGGCCATGGCGGCGCGTCCCGCGGTCGCGGTGACCGAGCCCGTCGTCGAGACGGCGCAGCCGCTGCCGACCCAGTACATCCCGCCGGCCTACCCGGAAACGGCTCTGATGCGGGGCGTCGAGGGTCAGGTGGAGCTCACCTACTACGTTGATGCGGCGGGCATCGCGCGGGATATCCGCGTGGAGCGGGCTGATCCGCCGGGCGTCTTCGAGCGGGCGGCGGTCTCGGCGCTGAGCAAATGGCGCTTCCAGACGGGGACGGATGCCACCGCGTCGAGCCGCTTTGCGCGCACATTCGTCTTTTCGCTCGGCAATTCCGGCGGTGGCGCCCGTGCGCCCGCGACGGACGAGTCGCGCTCCGGCGGGCAGGACTGCCATATCGTGACCGGAACCCGCATCTGCCGGCGCTATGAGGACGGCGAAAGCACTGTCACCACCGTACCGTTAAACGGTTAA
- a CDS encoding response regulator transcription factor yields the protein MRVLVIEDNRDIAANIGDFLEDKGHVVDFAGDGVTGLHLAVVNDFDAIVLDLTLPGMDGLEVCRKLRQEARKQTPVLMLTARDALDHKLSGFDSGADDYMTKPFALQELEARLSVLARRGKGPQSRVLQVADLSFNLDTLTVSRAGKQIQLNPIGLKLLQFLMEASPSVVTRQDLEHRVWGEELPDSDSLRVHIHGLRAALDKPFDKPLIQTRHGIGYRMVDPDAAVNG from the coding sequence ATGCGCGTACTCGTCATTGAAGACAATCGGGATATTGCCGCCAACATAGGCGACTTTCTGGAAGACAAAGGCCACGTCGTCGACTTCGCCGGAGACGGCGTCACCGGGCTTCACCTGGCCGTGGTCAACGATTTCGACGCGATCGTCCTCGACCTCACCCTGCCTGGCATGGATGGTCTGGAGGTCTGTCGCAAGTTGCGCCAGGAGGCGCGCAAGCAGACTCCCGTGCTGATGCTCACTGCGCGGGATGCGCTCGATCACAAGCTCTCCGGCTTCGATTCCGGTGCCGACGACTACATGACCAAGCCGTTCGCGCTGCAGGAACTGGAAGCGCGCCTGTCGGTCCTGGCCCGTCGCGGCAAGGGGCCGCAGAGCCGCGTGCTGCAGGTGGCCGACCTGAGCTTCAATCTCGATACGCTGACCGTATCGCGCGCCGGCAAGCAGATTCAGCTCAATCCGATCGGCCTGAAGTTGCTGCAATTCCTGATGGAGGCCAGCCCGTCGGTCGTCACCCGGCAGGACCTCGAACACCGCGTCTGGGGCGAGGAACTGCCCGACAGTGATTCCCTTCGCGTACACATCCACGGCCTGCGCGCCGCCCTGGACAAACCCTTCGACAAGCCGCTGATCCAGACCCGGCACGGCATTGGATACCGGATGGTCGATCCGGACGCCGCCGTCAACGGGTGA